Within the Streptomyces sp. NBC_00353 genome, the region CAGGAAGTGGTGGGAGCGGCCGACCACCCGCAGCCGGTCCGGCGCGGTGGCGGCCGAGCCGTCGAGCGGCACGGCGACGATGTCACGGCGGGTGCGCGGGGCCGGATCCTCGCCCGGTTCCCGGGCTGCCTGCGTGACCTCCCGGACCAGCCAGACCTCGGTGCCACCCGGCGCGAACACCGGGTCCGCCCAGCAGGTTTCGTACTCGGGCGGATCGGCAGGAGTCAGCGGGACCGGGGTGCTCGCAACACCCGCTCCCAGCGGGGCGGTCCCGGCCGCGTACAGCCGCTGGTCGCGATGGTCGGTGAAGACCAGCAGATGCGCGCCGCCGTCCGAGCCGGGCCGGACCGTGTACGGGCGCCCGCCGTAGCCCAGCGAACGGTTGCGCACACTGACACCCGCCGGCAGCACCGGCTCGGGGGCGTGCCCGGGGCGGGTGCGCAGCAGCCGGACGGTGGCCGTGGCCGGATCGTTGGCGCACCACCAGGTCTCCTCGCCGACGCCGGACGGCCAGTTCGTGGCCCCGGAGCCGGCCGCGGCCGAACCGGCGGTCAGCGGTGAGGGCCACTCGCCGTAGGGGAGGACACGGCGCTCGGTCATCGAAGGTCTCCTGAGAGGTCTATGGCGGCGCCGGCGCCGTCGCGGAGCAAGAGGTCGGCGGGGGTCTCGCGACGCACCATGAGGCGCGCCTGCCCGTCGCGTACGGCGACGACGGCGGGGCGCGGCTGGAAGTTGTAGTTGCTGGCCATGACGTGGTGGTAGGCGCCGGTCGCGGGCACAGCCAGCAGATCGCCGACGGCCAGGTCGGCCGGGAGCGCGATGTCGGGTACGACGATGTCGCCGCTCTCGCAGTGCCGGCCGACGACGAGGGAGTGCACGGGGCGGCCGGTGAGCCTGCGGTTGGCGGTCCAGGCGGTGTACGAGGCCTGGTAGAGGGCGGGGCGCAGAGCGTCGCTCATGCCGCCGTCGACGGAGACGAAGCGTCGCTCGAGGCCCTGCTTGACCACTCCGACTTCGTAAAGCGTGACTCCGGCGGTGCCGATCAGGGAGCGGCCCGGCTCCACCGCGAGCCGAACGGAGGCAGGGTCCATCTCCTCGGCGACCCCGGCCCGCAGAGCGGCCACGAACTCGGCGGGCGCCAGCCGTTGCTGGCCGGGCACATAGGCGATTCCGGCGCCGCCGCCGAGGTCCAGTTCTTCGATGCGGATGCTGTGCCGCTCGGCGAGCATGCGGACGAATGCGGCCACCCGCGAGGCGGCCCGCCGGATGCCTGACGGGTCGAGGATCTGCGAGCCCAGGTGGGAGTGGATGCCCGTCAGACGCAACGAGGGGATGCCACTGACGGTGAGGACCGCCCGCTCGGCGAATCCACCGTTGACCGGGAAGCCGAACTTCACGTCGTCGCTGCCGGTGGCCATGTAGTCGTGGGTGTCGGCGGCGACGCCCGGCGCGATGCGCAGATACACGTCCTGGACCCGGCCGGCGTCGGCCGCGTAGCCGGCGAGCCGGTCGATCTCCTCGGCGCAGTCGACGACGATCACCCCGACGCCGTACGCCACGGCCGAGCGGAGTTCGGCGGGGAGCTTGTTGTTGCCGTGCAGCACGATGTGGGCGGGGTCGAAGCCTGCGGCGACGGCGAGTTCGAGCTCGCCGACGCTGCACACGTCCAGGTGCAGATGCTCCTCACCCACCCAGCGGACCATCTCCGGGCAGAGGAAGGCCTTGGACGCGTAGTGCACACGGTCCGCGCCGGACTCCCGCCACTGGCGGGCCCGCTCGCGGAAGTCCGCCTCGTCCACGACGTAGAGCGGAGTGCCGCAGGCCTGGGCGAGGCCCGTCATCGGCACGGAGCCCACATGCAGTTCGCCGTCCATGTCCTTGGCGGTGAGTGGCCAGACGTCCGGTGCTTCGTCCGGGCCCGCGGCGCGGGTGGGGGCGGCGTCGGGCGCGTTGTCGGCGGGTGGAACCACCTGCGTCACTCCTTCGTGAGGACGACGAGCAGGAGCAAGTCGTCGCTGGTCTGCGTGATCTGATGTTCTTCGGATGCGGCGAAGTGGCAGGCGTCGGCCGGATTCAGCACGCGCGCGGTGTCGGAGACGCGGAGCCGGCACTGTCCGGCCAGCACCACCACGAGTTCCTCCCCGGCGTGCCGGATCGGTCGGGCGTGATCGCCCGGTTCACCCCTTATCAGGCGTGAATGGAGCACGGTCGCGTTATGGGCCGTCATGTTCCAGATTCCTTGACTGTCCGACATCTCGGTCAATCCGGGAAGTGTGGTGAAACGCGCCGGGAACGGGCTGTTGTCGGACGTGTCACCACGTTCGGCGCCGAGCAGCTCGTGCAGTTCGAGGCCCAGCACTCCGGCGAGTTGCGCCAGGCTGCGGACGGTCGGATTCGCAGAGCCGGATTCGATCTGCGAGATGTATGCGGGCGAGAGACCCGACCCGGCCGCGGTGGCGGCCAGCGTCAGTCCTGCCGTCCTGCGCGCCGAGGCAACGACCTTGGCCAGTTGGGCGGTTGCCCGATCGGCTGCGGACGCCTCGACCGATGAGTCGACGGTCGTCGGGGCGGGGGCTGGAACATCCCTTGACTCAGGCATGCGGTGACAGTAATACTCGCGCCACCTTAGATCAATGTATCCGCCAGCAAGTGATACTCAGGGAAGAAATCCCTGGTCGCAGCGGTGGAGTTCACGGCATGGAGGGAGGTTTTGATGTCTGTCCTGACGCCCGATCCTGTGCTCCGGCTGTTGGAGCGTGCTGCTGCCCAATGCGGTCCCGGGGCCGCTCGCCTGCACGCCGTACTCGCTGCGGACTTCCCCGCCGCGCTGTCCCGGCGCCCCGCCCAGCTCCTGCGGGCCGCCGACGCGAACGCCGAGGATCTCGACCAACTGCTCGCCATGGCGGGCTTCGCCGACACCGAGGACCTGCGTGCCTGCGCCGCCCGTGAGACGGGCCGCCGGCTACCCGTTCCCGACCAGCGCATCGCCGACCGCGAGGGCGAGCCCGGTGACCGGACCGCGCTGCGCCGCATCCTCGCCCGGGAGCAGGAGAACCTGGCCGGCACCCTCGACGCGCTGCACGCCAACGGCGCCCTGGAACTCGCCGCCCGGGCCGTGGTCGCAGGCCGCCGCCGCTGGGTGTTCGGCGACATGAAGTCCATCGGGTACGCGGCTCTGGTTGCCGCCGATCTCTCCGCCGCGCTCCGTGACGTCACCCTCGTCCAGCCGGGGGTGGGAGCGGCCGTCACCGCGCTCGCCGACGCCGGCGACCAGGATGTACTGATCACCTTCAGCTTTCGCAGCTACAGCCGACACACCGTGCGCCTGGCCCGTGAGTTCCATGCGCTGGGCGGCACGGTCGTAGCGATCACCGACGGCTACGACAGCCCGGTGTGCGCGTACGCCACCCACGTCCTCGCGGTGAACACCCGAAGCGAGTCGCGCACCCATTCGCCGACCGCCGTCACCGCCACCGGCCATCTGCTCGCCTCACTTGCCGCAGCCGGCGCGAAGGGTGCGGCCCGTCGCGCACAGCGCCGGTACGCACTCACCTGGGCCCTGAGCGACGGCGAGAGCGCCACCCCCGCCGGCCCGCCTGAAAGGACTGCTCCGTGATCCAGGAGCCCACCGACCCCTCCGCGGAACAGTTCACCCACCACGAGGCACTGGCCACCGACACGGTTGACCACTGCTCGCGGCTGATCCGCTTCGACACCAGCAACTACGGCGGCGGTGAGTCGCGCGGCGAGCGGGAAGCCGCCGAGTGGGTGGCCGAAGTCCTCACCGACGCCGGATACGCGCCGCAGGTCCTGGAGTCGGAGCCGCGCCGAGCCTCCACCGTGGTCCGGATCCCGGGCGCCGACCCGCTGGCCCCCGCACTGCTGGTCCACGGCCATCTGGATGTCGTGCCCGCCGAACCCTCCGACTGGTCCTTCGATCCCTTCAGCGGCGAGATCACCGACGGCGCAGTACGCGGCCGCGGCGCCCTGGACATGAAGGACATGGACGCGATGATGCTGGCGTGCGCCACCGGATTCGCCCGCACCGGCACCCGCCCGCCGCGCGACATCGTGATGGCTTTCGTCGCCGACGAGGAGGACACCGGCGCGTACGGAGCGGGGTTCCTCGTCGACAGGCACCCCGGACTCTTCGAGGGCGTCACCGCCGCCATCAGCGAGTCCGGCGGCTACAGCGTCCATCTGCCCAACGGCCGCCGCCTCTACCCGGTCGCCACCGGCGAGCGCGGCAGCGCCTGGATGACCCTCAGTGCGCACGGCACCGCGGGCCACGGCTCCCGTCGCAACCCGGACAACGCCGTGGCCACTCTGGTACGCACCGTGGCCGAACTGGTCTCGTACACCTGGCCGGTTCATCTGATCCCGCCGGTCCGGGCACTGCTCGACGGGCTCGGGTCGGAGCTCGGCATCACGATCGACCCGGCCGACCCGGCGAGCATCGCCCAACTCGGCGAGGCCGCCCGGCTGGTGGAGTCGACCATGTCGAACTCCCTCAACCCGACCCGACTGAACGCCGGATACAAGCACAACGTCATCCCCAGCGAAGCCACCGCCGGCATCGACGGACGGGTCCTGCCCGGCGCCGAGAAGGAGTTCTTCGCTGCCGTCGACGCGGTGCTCGGTACCAAGGTGACCCGCGAGTTCGCCAGCTGGACCGAGCCGGTCGCCGCCGACCACAACTCTCCCGAGTTCGCGGCCATGGCGGATGCCCTGCGCGCCCACGACCCGCAGGCCCTGGTCCTGCCGTTCTGCATGTCCGGCGGCACCGACGCCAAAGCCTTCGCCCGGCTGGGCATCGCCGGCTACGGCTTCGCCCCCGGCACCACCCCGCCCGGCTTCAACAGCTGGGACTACGTACACGGCGTCGACGAGCACGTCCTCACCGAAAGCCTCGCCTTCGGTGTCCGGGTCCTGGACACCTTCCTCCGGGCGGATCCCTCCGGCCCCGCAGCGGGCTGACTCAACGGCCGTCACCGGCCGCACGACAGGCGAGCCACGCAGCATTGCGCCGGCTCGCCACAGCAAGGCAGCACACAGCACGTTCACCGGTACGACGCGGACCCCCGTGGTCCGCGCCGTACCCACGCTCCTGGAGTGGCACGAAATGACACACACAATGGTCCGCAGCGCGATACGCCGACGTGCAACCGCACTGGCCGCCGCAGCCCTCACCGGCACTCTCGCCCTCGGCTCGGTCGCCCTGGCCCCCGGGGCCGCCGCCGACACCAAGGGCACCACCCTGCGCGCCGCGATGACCGGCAACGGCATCGACTCGCTGAACCCGTTCCTGGCGTACTTCGCCGGCTCGCTGGATGTCTTCAGCGCCGTCTACCCCTCCCTGAACTCCCTGAACACCGACGGCACCCCCGCGCCGTACCTGGCGACCAAGTGGACGCCTTCGGCCGACAAGCTCACCTGGACCTTCACCCTCCGCAAGGGACTGAAGTGGTCGGACGGCAAGCCGATCACCGCCGAGGACGCCGCCTGGACCCTCAACCTGATCCGTACGAACGAGGTGGCAGGCACTGCCAACGGCTCGCTCGTCGAGAACTTCGCCTCGGTCACCGCGCCCGACGCCACGACGCTGGTCATCAAGACCAAGAAGCCCCAGGCGAACACCCCGTTCGTGTCCATCCCCTACAGCGGTGTGCCGATCGTCCCCAAGCACGTCTGGGAAAAGCACGTCACGGACCTCAAGAACTTCAAGAACGACTCCGGCGACATCGTCGGCTACGGTCCCTGGACGCTCACGGCCTACAAGGCCGAGCAGTACGTCAAGTACGACGCCAACAAGGACTTCGTCCTCGGCGCCCCCAAGTTCGACCACCTGGTCCAGCAGCGCTACAAGGCCGTCGACGGCGCTGTCGCCGCACTGCGCAGCGGCCAGCTCGACTACGTCTCCGATCTGAATTCCACCCAGTTCAAGGCGCTGCAGAGCGACAAGAGGACCACTGCCTTCCAGAACGCCGGCCGCCGCTGGATGAGCGTGGCCCTCAACTCCGGTGCCCGGACCCGCTCCGGCAAGAAGATCGGCACCGGGAACCCGGCTCTCGCCGACGCCGCCGTGCGCCGCGCCATCGCGCTGGCGACCGACAAGCAGACCCTCGTCGACAAGGTGCTCGACGGCCTGGGCCAGGTCGGCGCGGGCTACATCCCGCCCACCTGGAAGCAGTGGGCGTGGAAGCCTGCCCCGGGCGACGAGCAGTCGTACGACATCGCGAAGGCCAACTCCCTCCTGGATGAGGCCGGTTACACCAAGGGCAAGGACGGTATCCGCGTCTCGCCCAAGACGAAGAAGCCGATGAAGCTGCGCCTGGGCACCCACTCCGACGCCGCCACCGACACCCAGATCGCCACCTACCTCACCGGGTGGATGAAGCAGATCGGCGTCGAGCTGACCGCCGAGCCGCTGAGCTCCACCAAGCTCAACGACGATCTCGCCAAGGGTGACTGGGACCTGCTGATGGACGGCTGGGGCACCGGCCCCGACCCGACGTACCTGCTCTCCATCCAGAACTGCGACGCGCTGCCGCTGGACGACGGCACGAGCGGCTCCACGGACTCCTTCCACTGCGACAAGGAGTTCGACAAGCTCTTCAAGCAGCAGGTCACCGAGTTCGACCCGGCGCAGCGCGCGGCGACCGTCGGCAAGATGCAGGACATCCTCTACAAGGCCGACAACAACGTCATCCTGTACTACGCCACGGGCCTGAGCGCGACGAACGCCCGCACCGTGAAGAACCTCGCGGTCGGCAAGGCGGACTCCGCGGGCGTCTACCCGATGCAGTACACCTTCGGCCAGTTCCGCAGCGCCACCCCGGTCGCCGCCGTGAAGGAAGCCTCGTCGGGTTCCACCACTCTGTGGGCCGGCATCGGAATCGGCGTGCTCGTCGTGGCGGGCCTCGCCTTCGGCATCAAGCGCCGCTCGTCGGCCGACGAGCGGGAGTAACCACCTCGCCCGCCCCGCGCGCCCGGTCGCAGCACCGGGTGCGCGGGGTCCACCAGACCGAGCAGATCGAGAACTCATGACCATTACGTCCGATACGTCCGACAGCGCGAGCGCCGTCGGCCCCGTGCCCGGGAGCGACGCGGCCGACGCCGCCTCCCGCCCGGGCTCGGGGCGGGCAGACTTCCTCCGCTTCCTGGGCACCAAGCTCGCCGCAGCCGCCGTGAGCTTCGTCATCGTCCTGGGCATCGGCTTCGTGATCTTCCAGCTGATGCCCTCGGACCCGGTCCAGACAATGACCCGCGGCCGGCCCACCAGCGATGCGCAGATGGCTCATCTGCGCCAGACCCTGGGCCTGGACCAGCCGGTGTGGGAGCGCTTCCTGCACTTCGTGAACGACATCGTCCACCTGGATCTGGGCCGTTCCTGGCAGTACCAGCAGTCCGTCTCCTCGCTCATCGGCGAACGCGTCGGCCCCACCCTGCTCCTGATGGGCACGGCCACCGCGATATCCGTGGTGGTCGGCCTGTGGCTGGGGGTACGCAGCGGGTGGCGGCACGGCAGCCTCTTCGACAAGATCACCTCCTCGGCGGCGCTCACCTTCTGGTCGGTGCCCACCTACTGGCTGGGCATGATCCTGCTCATCTGGCTCAGCGTCGGCCTCGATCTGTTCCCCTCCGGCGGCATGTCCGACCCGTCGCTCGGTGCCACCGGCTTCGGTCACGTTCTCGACGTGGCCCGCCACATGGTGCTGCCGTGTCTGACGATGGTGCTTGTGGTCTTCGCCCAGTACGTGTCGATCATGCGCTCGTCGATCATCGATGAGCTGGGCAGTCCCTATCTGCTGACCGCCCGGGCCAAGGGACTTGTCGACGACGCCGTACGCCGCAAGCACGCCGTGCCCAACGCGCTGCTTCCCTCGGTCACCGTGATCTTTCTTCACCTGGGCACGATGGTCGGCGGTGCGATCACGGTCGAGACCGTCTTCAGCTGGCCGGGTCTCGGCTCGCTGACCATCGAGGCACTCAAGGTGCCCGACATCCCCGTACTGCAGGGCACGTTCATCATCTTCAGCGCAAGTGTGATTCTGATGAACCTCCTCGCCGACGTGCTCTACCGCTTCCTCGACCCCCGGGTGCGTGTGCGATGACGACTTCTGACACCACTGACATCACCGCCGCGGCCACCCCGGCCGGTTCGCCTCCCCGGCTGGCCTCCGTCGGCCGCTTCGCGCGCGCCTATGCCAAGCGCCCGTCCGGTCTCGTCGGCCTGGGCATCCTGCTCGTCGCCACGATCCTCGCGCTCTGCGCCCCGCTCTTCATAGGTCCCGAGCAGCTCGACGTCACCAAGGTCGACGGCCCGCTGCTCTCCGCGCCCGGCTCCGGCTACCTCCTCGGCACCGACCAGGCCGGCCGCTCCGTGGTGGACCTGCTGATCTGGGGTTCGCGCTCCTCGCTGTCCATCGGCGTCATCGCCACCGTGCTCACCATGGTGCTCGGCTCCACGATCGGACTGCTCGCAGGCCACTACCCGGGCAAGCTCGGCAAGGCCCTGATGCATGTCACCGACTGGTTCATCGCGCTGCCCAGCCTGCCGCTGGCCATCTCCCTCGCCGCGGTCCTGGGTCAGGGCACGGCGTCCATCACCATCGCCATCGCAGTGACCTCCTGGACATCCACCGCCCGCCTGGTTCGCGCCCAGACCCTCGCCGTGGAGGCCCGCCCGTTCATCGAGCGCGCCAAGGTCCTCGGCGCGGGCAACCGTCAGGTGATGGTCCGTCATGTACTCCCGAACGTGGCCCCGCTGATCCTGGTCTCCGCCACCCTCACCGTGGCCTCGGCGATCCTCTCCGAGGCCACCCTGACCTTCCTCGGTCTCGGCGACCCGACCGGAGTCTCCTGGGGTTCCATGCTCAATGCCGCCTTCTACCAGGGCGCCATGACCTCTGGTGCCTGGTGGTACGTCGGCACGCCCGGCATCGCGATCCTTCTCGTCGTCCTCGGCTTCACCCTCACCGGGCGTGCCGTGGAACACGTCCTCAACCCGCGGATGGTGGGCTGACCATGACCCTGCTCGACGTACGCGACCTCTCCGTCACCTACCGCGACGGCGACAGCCTCATCCCCGCCGTGCGCGGTGTCAGCTTCACCCTGGACCGGGGCGAGACCCTCGGCGTGGCCGGCGAGTCCGGCTCCGGCAAGTCCACCATGGTGCTCAGCCTGCTGCGGCTGCTGCCCAAGAGCGCCAAGGTCACCGGACAGGTGCTGTACGAAGGCGAGGACCTGCTCACCGCCAAGTGGTCCGCACTGCGCACCGTGCGCTGGAACGGCGCATCCGTGGTCTTCCAGGGCGCCATGAGCGCCCTCAACCCGGTGCGCCCCATCGGCGAGCAGATCTGCGAGCCGATCCTGCTCCACGAGAAGGTGTCCCCGCGCACCGCCCGTGAACGCGCCGCCGAACTGCTCGACAGCGTCGGCATATCGCGGCAGCGCATGGGCAGTTACCCGCACGAGTTCTCCGGCGGCCAGCGTCAGCGCATCATGATCGCCATGGCGCTCGCCTGCCGCCCCGACCTGATCATCGCCGACGAACCCACCACCGCCCTCGATGTGATGGTCCAGGCGCAGATCATGGAGCTCTTCACCGAGCTGGTACGGAACTCCGGGGTCGGCGTCATCATGATCAGCCACGACCTCTCGGTGCTCTCCGAGATGTGCGGACGGCTCGCCGTGATGTACGCCGGTGAGATCGTCGAGACCGGCCCCTCGCAGCAGGTCATCGAAGATCCCCGGCACCCGTACACCGACGCACTGGCCAGGGCGTTCCCCACCATCGGCGACCCCACGTCCCGCTTCGCGCCCTCCGGACTGCCCGGTGACCCGCCGGATGTCTCGGCGCTCGGCGCGGGCTGCGCCTTCGTCCCGCGCTGTGTGCACGCCGTCGACGCCTGCCGTACGAAGGCCGTCGAGCTGTGGCCCGCGGGCGATCGGCGCAGCGCCGCCTGTCTGCGCGTTCTGGACGCCCACACCCCCGTAACCGAAGGGAGCCAGGCATGAGCACCGCCGCCCCGGCCCTGGAGGTCAGCGACCTCCGCATCACCTACCCGGCGCGCGCAGGCCGTGGGCCCGCCCGCGCCGTGGACGGAGCCAACCTGACCGTCGGCGAGGGCGAGATCGTCGCCCTCATCGGCGAGTCGGGCTGCGGCAAGTCCACCCTCGCCCGCGCGCTCGTCGGCCTCATCAGGCCCACCAGCGGCGAGATCCGCTACCAGGGCAAGCCCCTCACCTATTCGGCCCGGGCGCTCAAGGAGTACCGCCGCCATGCCCAGCTGGTGCTCCAGGACCCGGGCGGCGCCCTCAACCCGCGGCAGAACGTGTACGACGCCGTCGCCGAGGGTCCCCGGCTGCACGGCATCACGGAGGAGCTCAACGCCCGTGTGCACACGGCTCTCTCGCGTGCCGGACTGCGTCCTCCGGAGCGGTTCCTGCACCGCTTCCCGCACGAGATGTCCGGTGGTCAGCAGCAGCGCGTCGTCATCGCGGGCGCCCTGGCCCTGAACCCCTCGGTGATCGTCGCCGACGAGCCGGTCGCATCCCTCGACGCCTCGGTGCGCGGCGAGATCCTCAAGCTGATTCTCGAACTCCGTGACAGCCTCGGCCTGTCCGCCCTCGTCGTCAGCCACGACCTGGGCCTGGCCTGGAACATCGCCGACCGGGTCGCCGTGATGTATCTCGGCCGGATCGTCGAGGTCGGCACCGTCGAGGAAGTGCTGCTGCACCCCAAGCACCCGTACACCAAGGCCCTGCTCTCGGTGCTGCCCGAGGCCGGACGCGACCAGCGGCCGACCGTACTGACCGGCGAGCCCCCGGACCCGACCCGTATCCCGTCCGGCTGCCGCTTCCACCCGCGTTGCCCGCTCTGGCCGGAACTGGAGGGTGCCGAGCGGGCCGCCGCCGGCTGCGACACACGCGAGCTGCCCGTACTGACCGCCGACCCGGCGCCCGCCCAGGCGGCCTGCCATCTCGCCCATGGCCGCTGACCCCGCGCTCGTCGTACGCGACGTCGACGGTTCTGCCGCCATGGCGGCCTGTATCGGCCTGTACACCGAGGTGATGGGGCTGCGGCCGTCGGACGGGGGCCTCAACCCCCGCCTGCTGACCGCGCTCCAGTCCAACGGAGGCATCGTCGTCGCCGCCTACGAGAGCGACGCCGACCTGGCGCGGCCGGTCGGATTCGCATACAGCTTCCTCGCCCGCGAGGGGGGCGGCGAGCTGTTCCAGTTCTCGCAGCTCGCCGTGGTCGCCCGCCACCTCCAGGGGCAGGGGGTGGGCCGGCTCCTCAAGCACGCCCAGCGCGAGCGGACCCTGGCCATGGGGCTGACCCGTATCCGCTGGTCCTACGACCCCCTGAAGACCCGTAACGCGCACTTCAATCTGGATGTGCTCGGCGGGCGGGTCCGCGTACTCAAACCGTCGATGTACGGCGGCGAGGGCTTCGGCGACGACGCGGGCGAGCCCACCGACCGGTTCCTCCTCGACTGGGACCTGACGCGACCGGCCATGGTCCAGCCCGGACTCCCCGACCGAGCCTGGCAACCCGGCGAGTGTCTGGCCCAGGGCGACGACCTGCTGATCGCCGTACCCGCCCGGTGGGATCTGCACCGCACCGCCATAGGAGCGCCCGCCGCCGCCGCACTGCGCACCTCGCTCAGGGAAACTTTCACCGAGGCCCTGGCCACCCATGTCGGGGTCTCCTGCCTGCGTGTCACCGACGACCTCGCGGTGTACCGGTTCGTCCCGCGCGGCACCGACCAGGAGGGCGCCTCATGACGATCACCATCACCGAGATCGAACTCTCCCTTGTGCGGCTGGACTTGATCCATGAGTTCGAGACCAGCTCCCACCGCAAGTCGC harbors:
- the lysA gene encoding diaminopimelate decarboxylase encodes the protein MVPPADNAPDAAPTRAAGPDEAPDVWPLTAKDMDGELHVGSVPMTGLAQACGTPLYVVDEADFRERARQWRESGADRVHYASKAFLCPEMVRWVGEEHLHLDVCSVGELELAVAAGFDPAHIVLHGNNKLPAELRSAVAYGVGVIVVDCAEEIDRLAGYAADAGRVQDVYLRIAPGVAADTHDYMATGSDDVKFGFPVNGGFAERAVLTVSGIPSLRLTGIHSHLGSQILDPSGIRRAASRVAAFVRMLAERHSIRIEELDLGGGAGIAYVPGQQRLAPAEFVAALRAGVAEEMDPASVRLAVEPGRSLIGTAGVTLYEVGVVKQGLERRFVSVDGGMSDALRPALYQASYTAWTANRRLTGRPVHSLVVGRHCESGDIVVPDIALPADLAVGDLLAVPATGAYHHVMASNYNFQPRPAVVAVRDGQARLMVRRETPADLLLRDGAGAAIDLSGDLR
- a CDS encoding helix-turn-helix domain-containing protein — encoded protein: MPESRDVPAPAPTTVDSSVEASAADRATAQLAKVVASARRTAGLTLAATAAGSGLSPAYISQIESGSANPTVRSLAQLAGVLGLELHELLGAERGDTSDNSPFPARFTTLPGLTEMSDSQGIWNMTAHNATVLHSRLIRGEPGDHARPIRHAGEELVVVLAGQCRLRVSDTARVLNPADACHFAASEEHQITQTSDDLLLLVVLTKE
- a CDS encoding MurR/RpiR family transcriptional regulator gives rise to the protein MSVLTPDPVLRLLERAAAQCGPGAARLHAVLAADFPAALSRRPAQLLRAADANAEDLDQLLAMAGFADTEDLRACAARETGRRLPVPDQRIADREGEPGDRTALRRILAREQENLAGTLDALHANGALELAARAVVAGRRRWVFGDMKSIGYAALVAADLSAALRDVTLVQPGVGAAVTALADAGDQDVLITFSFRSYSRHTVRLAREFHALGGTVVAITDGYDSPVCAYATHVLAVNTRSESRTHSPTAVTATGHLLASLAAAGAKGAARRAQRRYALTWALSDGESATPAGPPERTAP
- a CDS encoding M20/M25/M40 family metallo-hydrolase — its product is MIQEPTDPSAEQFTHHEALATDTVDHCSRLIRFDTSNYGGGESRGEREAAEWVAEVLTDAGYAPQVLESEPRRASTVVRIPGADPLAPALLVHGHLDVVPAEPSDWSFDPFSGEITDGAVRGRGALDMKDMDAMMLACATGFARTGTRPPRDIVMAFVADEEDTGAYGAGFLVDRHPGLFEGVTAAISESGGYSVHLPNGRRLYPVATGERGSAWMTLSAHGTAGHGSRRNPDNAVATLVRTVAELVSYTWPVHLIPPVRALLDGLGSELGITIDPADPASIAQLGEAARLVESTMSNSLNPTRLNAGYKHNVIPSEATAGIDGRVLPGAEKEFFAAVDAVLGTKVTREFASWTEPVAADHNSPEFAAMADALRAHDPQALVLPFCMSGGTDAKAFARLGIAGYGFAPGTTPPGFNSWDYVHGVDEHVLTESLAFGVRVLDTFLRADPSGPAAG
- a CDS encoding ABC transporter substrate-binding protein encodes the protein MTHTMVRSAIRRRATALAAAALTGTLALGSVALAPGAAADTKGTTLRAAMTGNGIDSLNPFLAYFAGSLDVFSAVYPSLNSLNTDGTPAPYLATKWTPSADKLTWTFTLRKGLKWSDGKPITAEDAAWTLNLIRTNEVAGTANGSLVENFASVTAPDATTLVIKTKKPQANTPFVSIPYSGVPIVPKHVWEKHVTDLKNFKNDSGDIVGYGPWTLTAYKAEQYVKYDANKDFVLGAPKFDHLVQQRYKAVDGAVAALRSGQLDYVSDLNSTQFKALQSDKRTTAFQNAGRRWMSVALNSGARTRSGKKIGTGNPALADAAVRRAIALATDKQTLVDKVLDGLGQVGAGYIPPTWKQWAWKPAPGDEQSYDIAKANSLLDEAGYTKGKDGIRVSPKTKKPMKLRLGTHSDAATDTQIATYLTGWMKQIGVELTAEPLSSTKLNDDLAKGDWDLLMDGWGTGPDPTYLLSIQNCDALPLDDGTSGSTDSFHCDKEFDKLFKQQVTEFDPAQRAATVGKMQDILYKADNNVILYYATGLSATNARTVKNLAVGKADSAGVYPMQYTFGQFRSATPVAAVKEASSGSTTLWAGIGIGVLVVAGLAFGIKRRSSADERE
- a CDS encoding ABC transporter permease, with protein sequence MTITSDTSDSASAVGPVPGSDAADAASRPGSGRADFLRFLGTKLAAAAVSFVIVLGIGFVIFQLMPSDPVQTMTRGRPTSDAQMAHLRQTLGLDQPVWERFLHFVNDIVHLDLGRSWQYQQSVSSLIGERVGPTLLLMGTATAISVVVGLWLGVRSGWRHGSLFDKITSSAALTFWSVPTYWLGMILLIWLSVGLDLFPSGGMSDPSLGATGFGHVLDVARHMVLPCLTMVLVVFAQYVSIMRSSIIDELGSPYLLTARAKGLVDDAVRRKHAVPNALLPSVTVIFLHLGTMVGGAITVETVFSWPGLGSLTIEALKVPDIPVLQGTFIIFSASVILMNLLADVLYRFLDPRVRVR
- a CDS encoding ABC transporter permease, with the translated sequence MTTSDTTDITAAATPAGSPPRLASVGRFARAYAKRPSGLVGLGILLVATILALCAPLFIGPEQLDVTKVDGPLLSAPGSGYLLGTDQAGRSVVDLLIWGSRSSLSIGVIATVLTMVLGSTIGLLAGHYPGKLGKALMHVTDWFIALPSLPLAISLAAVLGQGTASITIAIAVTSWTSTARLVRAQTLAVEARPFIERAKVLGAGNRQVMVRHVLPNVAPLILVSATLTVASAILSEATLTFLGLGDPTGVSWGSMLNAAFYQGAMTSGAWWYVGTPGIAILLVVLGFTLTGRAVEHVLNPRMVG
- a CDS encoding ABC transporter ATP-binding protein, with protein sequence MTLLDVRDLSVTYRDGDSLIPAVRGVSFTLDRGETLGVAGESGSGKSTMVLSLLRLLPKSAKVTGQVLYEGEDLLTAKWSALRTVRWNGASVVFQGAMSALNPVRPIGEQICEPILLHEKVSPRTARERAAELLDSVGISRQRMGSYPHEFSGGQRQRIMIAMALACRPDLIIADEPTTALDVMVQAQIMELFTELVRNSGVGVIMISHDLSVLSEMCGRLAVMYAGEIVETGPSQQVIEDPRHPYTDALARAFPTIGDPTSRFAPSGLPGDPPDVSALGAGCAFVPRCVHAVDACRTKAVELWPAGDRRSAACLRVLDAHTPVTEGSQA
- a CDS encoding ABC transporter ATP-binding protein — its product is MSTAAPALEVSDLRITYPARAGRGPARAVDGANLTVGEGEIVALIGESGCGKSTLARALVGLIRPTSGEIRYQGKPLTYSARALKEYRRHAQLVLQDPGGALNPRQNVYDAVAEGPRLHGITEELNARVHTALSRAGLRPPERFLHRFPHEMSGGQQQRVVIAGALALNPSVIVADEPVASLDASVRGEILKLILELRDSLGLSALVVSHDLGLAWNIADRVAVMYLGRIVEVGTVEEVLLHPKHPYTKALLSVLPEAGRDQRPTVLTGEPPDPTRIPSGCRFHPRCPLWPELEGAERAAAGCDTRELPVLTADPAPAQAACHLAHGR